TGCCCGCAGACTTTTCTAATGATATGGGGAGATGACACGGTTTTCGCGCTTATCATGGCTTAAGTGAAGGCGATAGCCTCTGTTTTGTTGGGATAACCAACTTAACAGAGGCTTTTTTTATGCAGGCAACCGCTTGAGACATGCTGTGTACGGAGCCGGGACGTTAAGCAGCCATGTACACACCCGCGCGAATTCCAAACAACAAAAGTATGAAAATTATAAAAAAGGTTGTTTTCGTGGAAAGACCCCTCCACCCGTTGGGAGGTATCCTTTGTAGTACAGAGAGGCTTTTCGAACCTTCGGTTGTAAGCGCTCTCGATTCCATTTTTCGGAAAGGGGAACTACCGATGAAGAGAGGATTGCCAGGATTGCTGATCGCGGTGCTGCTCTTGGCCCTGACGGCCTGCAACCTCGCCGAAAGCCAAACCGGCGATGCTGAGAAGGGATACGTCGGCCTTGCGATGCCAACGAAATCATCCGAACGCTGGGTGGCTGACGGAAAGAACATGGAGCGGCTGTTTCAGGAAAAGGGATATAAAACCGATCTTCAATTCGCCGAGGACGTGATTGAAAACCAGATTTCCCAAATCGAGAACATGATTACGAAAGGGGTCGACGTCATCGTCATTGCTTCCATTGACGGCAATACGCTGACAGACGTGATCAAGAAGGCCCATGATCAGGGAATTAAGGTTATCGCTTATGACCGGTTAATTCGAAATACCGAGCATTTAAGTTATTATGCCACCTTCGACAATTTCCAGGTCGGTGTTCAGCAAGCATCTTATATTGAAGAGAAGCTTGGCCTGAAGGAAGGGAAGGGGCCGTTCAATATCGAGCTGTTCGGCGGATCGCCGGACGATAACAATGCTTACTTCTTCTATGACGGCGCGATGTCCGTGCTGAAGCCTTACATGGATTCAGGCAAGCTTGTGGTTCGGAGCAAGCAGACTACGATGGCCCAGATTGCGACCCTGCGCTGGGATGGGGCTTTGGCCCAGTCGCGGATGGATAACCTGATCAGTGCCAACTATTCGAGCGAAAATTTGGATGCGGTGCTGTCGCCCTACGACGGGATCAGCATCGGCATTATCTCTTCGCTCAAGGGCGTAGGCTACGGGACGGCGGCCAAGCCGCTGCCGATCATCACGGGTCAGGATGCCGAGCTAGCTTCCATTAAATCGATCGTGGCCGGAGAGCAAACGCAGACGGTGTTCAAGGACACGCGCCAGCTCGCCGAGCAAGCGGTCAAGATGGCGGAGAGCGTGCTGAAGGGAGAAGAGGCCGAGGTCAACGATACGGAATCGTACGATAACGGCATCAAGGTCGTGCCAGCCTATCTGCTCCCTCCCGTATCCGTTGATGCTTCCAATGTGGAGAAAGAGGTTGTGGAGACGGGCTATTATTCCAAGGAAGAAATCGGATTGAAATAGCCTTTAGGCAGCGAACACGAAACGATAGGAAGGTGAAGCCAGATGTCAGAGTACATTCTTGAAATGCGGAATATTACGAAAGCGTTTCCCGGGGTGAAGGCGCTGGATAACGTGAACCTGAAAGTTCGCGAAGGCGAAATCCACTCCCTGTGCGGGGAGAACGGAGCGGGCAAATCCACGCTGATGAAAGTGCTGAGCGGCGTGTATCCACACGGCTCGTATGAGGGAGATATTTTGTTCAAAGGCAGCGTCTGCCAATTTAAAGATATTAAGCAAAGTGAAGACCTGGGCATCGTCATCATCCATCAGGAGCTTGCGTTGATCCCGTATCTGTCGATTGCCGAGAACATTTACTTGGGGAACGAGCGCGCAGAGAAGGGCATTATGAACTGGAACGAGACGATGATCGGAGCTAAAGAGCTGCTGGATAAGGTGGGACTCAGCGAAAACCCAAACACGCAGGTCGGCAGCATTGGCGTCGGCAAGCAGCAGCTGGTCGAAATCGCGAAGGCCTTATCGAAGAAGGTGAAGCTGCTTATTCTGGACGAACCGACGGCAGCGCTCAACGAGGACGACAGCGAGAACCTGCTTGAGCTGATGCTGGAATTCAAGAAGCAGGGAATCTCCTGCATCCTGATCTCCCATAAATTGAACGAGGTGTCAAAGGTATCGGACTCCATTACGATTCTGCGCGATGGTCAGACCATCGAAACGCTCGATATGAGAGGCGGCGAGGTGAACGAGGACCGGATCATCCGCGGCATGGTCGGCCGGGATTTGACGAACCGCTATCCGGAGCGGACACCAAAAATCGGGGAAGTCATTCTGGAGATTAAGGATTGGACGGTGTATCACGAGCAGCAAGCAAGCCGCAAAGTAATTGATAAAGTTAATATGAATATCCGCCGGGGGGAAATCGTGGGCATTGCCGGGCTGATGGGTTCCGGCCGGACCGAGCTTGCGATGAGTGTTTTCGGTAAGGCATACGGCAGGAATATTACAGGAACATTGCGCAAAGACGGGAAGGAAATCCGGAATCAATCTATTACCGAGGCGATTGAAAACGGCTTTGCTTACGTGACCGAGGACCGCAAGGAATACGGGTTGATTCTCATGGACGATATCAAACGTAACATCTCGCTGACCGGACTGTCCAAGCTGGCAAAGAACATGGTCATTGATGAACGGGAAGAAATCCTCGTGGCGGAGGATATGCGGAAGAAGCTGAAAATCAAAACGCCGAACATTCTCCAGAAGACGGGAAACCTCAGCGGGGGGAACCAGCAGAAGGTTGTCTTGAGTAAATGGATATATGCCGAGCCGGACATTCTGATCCTGGATGAGCCGACGCGGGGGATTGACGTTGGGGCCAAATACGAGATTTACGCGATCATTAACCAGCTGGCGGATGAGGGCAAGGGCGTGCTTGTCATTTCCTCGGAGCTGCCGGAGATTATAGGGATCTGCGACCGGATTTATGTCATGAGCGCGGGACGGCTGACCGGAGAAGTTAGCAGAGAGCAGGCTTCGCAGGAAACCTTGATGAGATACATGACCAAGAATGGAGGGGCTTAAGATGGAGACACTCAAAAAAATGTTCAAAAACAACATCCGCCAATACGGGATGATTATCGCCCTTGTTGTCATTATGATATTTTTCCAGATCATTACGGGCGGACTTCTGCTGGAGCCGATCAACATCACGAACCTGATTCTCCAGAACAGCTACATCCTCGTATTAGCCATCGGCATGGTGCTTGTCATTATTACGGGTCATATTGATTTGTCGGTCGGTTCGGTAGCCGCGTTCGTCGGTGCGGTTGCAGCGATCATGATGGTCGATATGCAGCTGCATCCCGTCATTGCCGTCATCGTATCCTTGATCGTCGGCGGTCTGATCGGAGCTTGGCAGGGATTCTGGGTAGCTTATGTGAAAATACCGGCCTTTATCGTAACTCTGGCGGGCATGCTCTTGTTCCGCGGTCTAACCATGATCGTGCTGGAGGGCCAATCCATTGCGCCGTTTCCGGGAGGCTTCCAGAAGCTGAGCTCCGGCTTTATCCCGGACTTCGGCAATACCGGCACCAATCTGATCGCCATTCTGGCGGGCATCGTCTTTACGGTTATTTTCCTGATCAATGAGCTTCGCGAGCGAAAATCGCATAAAAAATACAACTTCGAAGTTCTGCCAAACGGCTTGTTCCTCTTGAAGCTTATCCTAATTGCAGCGGTGATCAATGCCTTTACGTTCATGCTGGCCAGTTATGCCGGCCTCCCGAACATTCTGATTCTGCTGTTGGTGCTGATCATCATCTATTCCTTCGTGATGAACAAAACCGTGATGGGCCGTCATATTTATGCGCTCGGCGGCAACGAGAAGGCGGCGGGGCTGTCCGGCGTGAAAACCAAGAAGGTCACGTTCTGGGTATTCGTTAATATGGGCGTAATGGCAGCGATCTCCGGGTTGATCTTTGCCGCCCGCTTGAACGCGGCGACGCCAAGAGCCGGCACGAACTTTGAACTGGATGCCATCGCGGCGAGTTTCATCGGCGGCGCATCGGCCACCGGCGGGATCGGTACGGTCTTTGGCGCCATCATCGGCGGTCTTGTCATGGGCGTGCTCAATAACGGGATGTCGCTAGTAGGTCTTGGCATCGATTGGCAGCAAGGCATCAAGGGTCTGGTTCTTCTCGCGGCGGTAGCCTTCGATATTTATAATAAAAAGAAGAGCAGCGCTGCTTAATTCAAGCAATGTAAAGAATGATAAATGGCTGACTCCGGAGTAGATATGCTGCTACCCGTGAATCAGCCATTTTGGCGTACATGTTACATTTTGATCGTAACTCTTCGCGTGATCAGCCGAATCAGAATAAGCGCAATCAGGATGACGATCAGGGAGCCTGCAAGAGAGACCGGCAGCGTAACGGAAAAGTCAGTCGTGACCGGCAGCCACTGTTCCCATATGGAAGCCAGCTCGAATTGCCATAATGCATCCATGAAGGCGATCAACACGAGGGCTAAGGCGATCCACCCCAAGCCGCGAATCCAGCCAAACCGGTAAAATCCGGATCCAATCATCCATCCCATCAGATAGTAGATAAAAATTTGGACGCCATAGGAGACAAGTATCAGCAGCCAGTTGTTATCGAGCTTCTGCAGCAAGGTGCTGCTGACATCATGGGAGGTAACCATTCCGATGATCCAATTGACCAGACCCACCACGACTGGAAAGGCCAATGATAGATAGACGGCCGCCAATGCGGCTCCTTTAAAGAAATCCCTGCGCGTAATCCCGTTTCTTACATAATAGCTCAGAAAGCCGTAAGCAGAAATGATGCCGATGACGAGCATAAATCCTTTGGTTGAACGGTAAGTGATAGAGAAGAAGTCCTCCTCTGCGATTCCTTCGCGAACATTGACACCCATGCTGGTACCGATGCCGACTCCAATATAGATCAGCAGCACAACAAATAGAAAACCCAAGGACCAGCTGCCTTGCTGAATAAACATGTCCGTCGAAACTCTGGTTACGGCAGATGACGTTTTTTTCATGCGGAATATTCCTCCCCCGTCAGATGGATAAACAAGTCCTGGAGTGAGATCGGCCCGATCTCAAGTCCCGCCCGATGTGCGGCCAGCTGGGCTTCATCGCTTAATTCTCCATAGACCATGACGGCTTTGGTAGAACCGAGCTGCTGCACGTTCAGCACCTTCATACCCTGGATATATTCATCTACCTTTGCCGCCGGGCCCGTAATGGAAACGCCTTGGGATGTGAGGCTTTCATAATCGTCTTGCAGCACGAACTGGCCTTTGTGAATGATAATGACTTCTTCGAACAGATAATCCATCTCCGAAACCAGGTGGGTGGAGAGAATGAATGTACGGGGATGGCGCTCCTGGTCTTCCAGCAGCTCCCGGTAAAAAATTTCGCGTGACGGCGCATCCATGCCGAGATAAACCTCATCCAATATGGTCACCGGCGAGCGGCTGGCAAGGCCGATGCATACGTTAAAAGCGGATTGCATCCCTTTGGAAAGCTGCTTCAGCTGTTTATCCAAGGGCAAATTGAATTTGCGTGCAAGCTCAAGGGCATATCCGGTATCGAAATGGGGCCGGTGTCTGGCTACCGATTCAATCGCTGCCTTGACCTTGTCGGTCTCGTCTTTATAGTCGATATCGTAGATGAAGGAGACCTCCTTCATGATTTTTGCATTTTCAAACGGCTGCTCACCGCCGACCGTAACCGATCCCGATGAGGGTTCACGAAATGAAGCAAGAACAGACAGAAGCGAGGTTTTGCCTGCTCCGTTCCGCCCCAAGAGACCATAAATTTTGCCGGCCGGGAGATGAAACGAAACATTGCGGACGGCTTCGAGGTCACCATATACCACCGATAGGCGATCAAACTGAATATCAAGATTCATGGACGTCACTTCCTTTTAACTGGGTTATGATTTGAAAAAGCTCATCCGTGGATAAGCCGAGTTTGTCTGCTTCCTGTACCATAGGCACCACATAATGTTCCGCAAATGCACTCTTTCGGGTCTGGAGCAGCATTTCCTTGGCCCCCTCTGCAACAAACATGCCGACACCTCGCTTTTTATAGATGAGTCCGGAATCAACCAGCAGGTTGATGCCCTTTAATACCGTGATGTGATTGATTTTGTAAAATTGGGAGAGCTGCGTCGTGGAAGGAACCTGTTCACCTTCAAGCAGTAGATCATTCACGATCTGGTCCTCGATCTTCTCCTTGATCTGGATGAACAGGGGCTTATTATCTGGGTGTACGGTACCGCTCAATAAGAATCACCGCCTTGCCTTCATGTCCTGTTAAGGTTATATACTCATATATATGACTATATAACCAAAAGGTGAATCGAATGTCAAGCATTTGGTTGGATATCACGAATCATCAAAAGTTTTGGTAGAGAACAACGTCAAAAATGCCGACCAGAACGATCTGGTCGGCATTAATCTAAAAGGTGATGCGTAAGGTTTGAGGGACATGCGCTGCTTAGCCGTTCACTTTGCTTCCAAAGTCTCGGAAGCGTCCATGGGAGGGAGCTTTCCCCGTTTTAAATCACGGATCGTCAGTCCAAAATCGATCTGCAGATGCGGATAATCCGGGAAGTTGGCCCAATCGCCGCCCCACTGGAAGCCTAAATCTTTGGCAATTTCCACAACTTCCATCCAGTCAGCCTTGCCGTTTCCGTTCCCGTCATATTCCATATCCCAGATGACGCTTCCATCCTTTAGCCTTAGCGCAAAATCAATCGCAAGTCCATAGTTGTGGAGGGATTCTCCGGCTTTGGCATTCGTCACGATGTCGCCCTCGGTGCTGCGCCCCTGATTGTAGATGCGGGTCTGCTCTTCATGGCTGCGGTAACCGTCCGTTATGATGATCGTGATTCCTTTTTTCTTGGTGAGGCGGACAAGCTCATTCTTTTGCTGTAATACATAGGGGTGGAGCTGGGTGACTTCAGGTGTTTCTTTACTGTTAAAATCAAAATCGAGATCGTTGATGAATCCCGGTATGGAGGTTTGCAGCTGCATATAAAATATGGCGAGTAATAAGGCAGCAATCAGGAACAGTGTCGTTTTTTTGCGTTTGATCATGAGGACTCTATAATCTACCTACTTTCATATGATGGCTTACTCTATTATATCGGCATCCCGTCCCGTATTCCAACAGACGGGACCCCTGACCAGATATCGACATGAATAGCAATCCATGGTTTATCGCATCCTATTCATAAACATGTACGCTATCCGGAAAAGGGGGAATTGCAATGAGCAACATTCAAAATATGTCGATGAGACTCAACCAGCTATCGGGCCAATTGACCGCTGCAGCGCAAAACGGGGGAATGAGCGAAGTCGGGATGATCGTAAGTGAGCTAAGCCATAT
This Paenibacillus sp. JZ16 DNA region includes the following protein-coding sequences:
- a CDS encoding Tat pathway signal protein; the protein is MKKTSSAVTRVSTDMFIQQGSWSLGFLFVVLLIYIGVGIGTSMGVNVREGIAEEDFFSITYRSTKGFMLVIGIISAYGFLSYYVRNGITRRDFFKGAALAAVYLSLAFPVVVGLVNWIIGMVTSHDVSSTLLQKLDNNWLLILVSYGVQIFIYYLMGWMIGSGFYRFGWIRGLGWIALALVLIAFMDALWQFELASIWEQWLPVTTDFSVTLPVSLAGSLIVILIALILIRLITRRVTIKM
- the chvE gene encoding multiple monosaccharide ABC transporter substrate-binding protein — encoded protein: MKRGLPGLLIAVLLLALTACNLAESQTGDAEKGYVGLAMPTKSSERWVADGKNMERLFQEKGYKTDLQFAEDVIENQISQIENMITKGVDVIVIASIDGNTLTDVIKKAHDQGIKVIAYDRLIRNTEHLSYYATFDNFQVGVQQASYIEEKLGLKEGKGPFNIELFGGSPDDNNAYFFYDGAMSVLKPYMDSGKLVVRSKQTTMAQIATLRWDGALAQSRMDNLISANYSSENLDAVLSPYDGISIGIISSLKGVGYGTAAKPLPIITGQDAELASIKSIVAGEQTQTVFKDTRQLAEQAVKMAESVLKGEEAEVNDTESYDNGIKVVPAYLLPPVSVDASNVEKEVVETGYYSKEEIGLK
- a CDS encoding ATP-binding cassette domain-containing protein encodes the protein MNLDIQFDRLSVVYGDLEAVRNVSFHLPAGKIYGLLGRNGAGKTSLLSVLASFREPSSGSVTVGGEQPFENAKIMKEVSFIYDIDYKDETDKVKAAIESVARHRPHFDTGYALELARKFNLPLDKQLKQLSKGMQSAFNVCIGLASRSPVTILDEVYLGMDAPSREIFYRELLEDQERHPRTFILSTHLVSEMDYLFEEVIIIHKGQFVLQDDYESLTSQGVSITGPAAKVDEYIQGMKVLNVQQLGSTKAVMVYGELSDEAQLAAHRAGLEIGPISLQDLFIHLTGEEYSA
- a CDS encoding GntR family transcriptional regulator; this encodes MSGTVHPDNKPLFIQIKEKIEDQIVNDLLLEGEQVPSTTQLSQFYKINHITVLKGINLLVDSGLIYKKRGVGMFVAEGAKEMLLQTRKSAFAEHYVVPMVQEADKLGLSTDELFQIITQLKGSDVHES
- a CDS encoding M15 family metallopeptidase, with translation MIKRKKTTLFLIAALLLAIFYMQLQTSIPGFINDLDFDFNSKETPEVTQLHPYVLQQKNELVRLTKKKGITIIITDGYRSHEEQTRIYNQGRSTEGDIVTNAKAGESLHNYGLAIDFALRLKDGSVIWDMEYDGNGNGKADWMEVVEIAKDLGFQWGGDWANFPDYPHLQIDFGLTIRDLKRGKLPPMDASETLEAK
- the mmsB gene encoding multiple monosaccharide ABC transporter permease; amino-acid sequence: METLKKMFKNNIRQYGMIIALVVIMIFFQIITGGLLLEPINITNLILQNSYILVLAIGMVLVIITGHIDLSVGSVAAFVGAVAAIMMVDMQLHPVIAVIVSLIVGGLIGAWQGFWVAYVKIPAFIVTLAGMLLFRGLTMIVLEGQSIAPFPGGFQKLSSGFIPDFGNTGTNLIAILAGIVFTVIFLINELRERKSHKKYNFEVLPNGLFLLKLILIAAVINAFTFMLASYAGLPNILILLLVLIIIYSFVMNKTVMGRHIYALGGNEKAAGLSGVKTKKVTFWVFVNMGVMAAISGLIFAARLNAATPRAGTNFELDAIAASFIGGASATGGIGTVFGAIIGGLVMGVLNNGMSLVGLGIDWQQGIKGLVLLAAVAFDIYNKKKSSAA
- the mmsA gene encoding multiple monosaccharide ABC transporter ATP-binding protein, with protein sequence MSEYILEMRNITKAFPGVKALDNVNLKVREGEIHSLCGENGAGKSTLMKVLSGVYPHGSYEGDILFKGSVCQFKDIKQSEDLGIVIIHQELALIPYLSIAENIYLGNERAEKGIMNWNETMIGAKELLDKVGLSENPNTQVGSIGVGKQQLVEIAKALSKKVKLLILDEPTAALNEDDSENLLELMLEFKKQGISCILISHKLNEVSKVSDSITILRDGQTIETLDMRGGEVNEDRIIRGMVGRDLTNRYPERTPKIGEVILEIKDWTVYHEQQASRKVIDKVNMNIRRGEIVGIAGLMGSGRTELAMSVFGKAYGRNITGTLRKDGKEIRNQSITEAIENGFAYVTEDRKEYGLILMDDIKRNISLTGLSKLAKNMVIDEREEILVAEDMRKKLKIKTPNILQKTGNLSGGNQQKVVLSKWIYAEPDILILDEPTRGIDVGAKYEIYAIINQLADEGKGVLVISSELPEIIGICDRIYVMSAGRLTGEVSREQASQETLMRYMTKNGGA